A genomic stretch from Mya arenaria isolate MELC-2E11 chromosome 10, ASM2691426v1 includes:
- the LOC128205330 gene encoding myb-like protein AA isoform X28, with the protein MGAADMDVIKEIPGYKVILKAVVKAQIQQLVEQLAAHTDEESVILTASVQDGTISHIGSDSGKSFLQGHEDFKSQFLGFCLKDHHRRKQQEEEEKQRKEQEQLQEQLQQQQQRQQAMLAGVQRFSPIRQSRPQPYPLTRPPGLSPRQRFSTPRAGPGPRSQGLVMPGAEKLATVKSEPKEIDETSNQSGLSAGSQSEISGNIKTDNSNDVSETGDNIPTENSQGITEQGSAKGEGNDADTEMGEVKLEALTDEDLELEITGVELGSQSSGSEVWDPNVSAGMFPDLSGAVGSSGDMQGTSQAGYICKTEFTMLFRWKEVSMHVL; encoded by the exons ATGGGTGCTGCAGACATGGACGTGATCAAGGAGATACCAGGCTACAAGGTCATCCTCAAGGCCGTGGTTAAAGCACAGATACAACAGCTG GTGGAACAGCTAGCTGCCCACACAGATGAAGAGTCTGTGATCCTGACGGCGAGCGTCCAGGACGGAACCATCAGTCATATCGGCTCTGATAGCGGCAAGTCTTTCCTCCAAGGTCATGAAGACTTCAAGTCACAGTTTCTTGGCTTCTGTCTCAAAG aCCACCACCGTAGAAAGcaacaagaagaagaagaaaaacaaagaaaagaaCAAGAGCAATTACAAGAACAACTACAGCAGCAACAGCAGAGACAGCAGGCCATGTTAGCAGGTGTTCAAAGATTCTCTCCTATCAGGCAGTCCCGCCCCCAGCCCTACCCACTCACTAGACCCCCGGGGCTGAGCCCACGACAGAGGTTCAGTACCCCTAGGGCGGGTCCTGGTCCACGGTCTCAAGGACTTGTAATGCCCGGAGCGGAAAAACTGGCAACTGTGAAAAGTGAGCCCAAAGAGATTGACGAAACTTCAAACCAAAGTGGATTAAGTGCTGGTTCTCAAAGTGAAATTAGTGGTAATATTAAGACTGACAATTCAAACGATGTATCAGAAACTGGAGATAACATTCCTACGGAGAACAGTCAGGGAATAACCGAACAAGGCAGTGCTAAAGGTGAAGGTAATGATGCGGACACTGAAATGGGTGAAGTGAAACTAGAAGCACTAACTGATGAAGATTTAGAACTAGAAATAACAGGGGTTGAACTGGGTAGTCAGTCATCTGGTTCTGAAGTGTGGGACCCCAATGTGTCTGCAGGGATGTTTCCTGATTTATCGGGGGCAGTAGGAAGTTCGGGCGATATGCAGGGGACCTCTCAAGCTGGATACA